In Mixophyes fleayi isolate aMixFle1 chromosome 11, aMixFle1.hap1, whole genome shotgun sequence, one DNA window encodes the following:
- the LACTBL1 gene encoding putative beta-lactamase-like 1 isoform X1 translates to MDGLPIQVCSLLQPSRRRGLSRTSHIEVKWTHLGLILLLSVSITMTGCFIWQYKLPKLEAAPLVKEIASDVVQMCPRYPQPVPLDHPIPILKEALEKVDKFLRSKIRTPGLPAMSAIVTYNDTVLWTGNFGKKNGSDPFSSTPNEYTIYRIASISKLFPTLMLYKLWEEGEVNSLDDPLERYAANFSIKNPLGRMRQTEQKYMADGRAFTEKGAQPIKPTAVTLRRMASQLSGLPRRLRSTNLLWKGSTQEAVELLRDDVLVADPGTRCHYSNLAYAMLAHVLAEHTSEGDYQRWVADNILDRVGMEDTGFDLTPPIISQMAVGFYGSGQVAPLYDLGWYRPSGQMYSTAADMAKLAMVLLGTYHRRILEPDTLKTMLTPLFKCSTDYFANKTGTPWEVNEQNGYDIIRKDGDLDGYSATFSMVPKLRMSFIVLMSGTRPQEEDIVSQTYNYLIPAMEKAFREAEKRLTPAPNPAPYVGFYTYANLTFYEIKVGSNGVLAMQQFGPHIEELIPESYRTIRLHYLEERVLQVVFEKEFPCVLHLGSASVSLETQDRQLFNFYPYDSQGSSPGFDAPGLNTYNVLRIHKKPVFYK, encoded by the exons GTGTGTTCTCTCCTGCAGCCGTCCAGGAGAAGAGGCCTCAGCAGAACTTCGCACATAGAGGTGAAGTGGACTCACCTGGGGCTGATACTTCTCCTCTCCGTCTCCATTACAATGACCGGTTGCTTTATCTGGCAATATAAACTCCCCAAACTGGAGGCCG CTCCGTTAGTAAAGGAGATTGCTTCAGATGTGGTCCAGATGTGCCCCAGATACCCCCAGCCAGTGCCTTTAGACCACCCAATACCCATCCTGAAAGAGGCACTGGAGAAG GTGGACAAGTTTCTGAGGAGTAAAATCCGCACCCCTGGGCTACCCGCCATGTCAGCGATAGTTACTTATAACGATACCGTACTTTGGACCGGAAACTTTGGTAAAAAGAATGGATCCGACCCCTTCTCGTCTACTCCCAATGAGTACACCATTTACCG GATAGCCAGCATCTCCAAGCTCTTCCCTACGCTCATGTTGTACAAGTTATGGGAAGAAGGAGAAGTAAATTCGCTGGATGATCCACTGGAACGATACGCCGCTAATTTCTCCATCAAAAACCCTCTGGGCAGAATGCGCCAAACCGAACAGAAATACATGGCGGACGGGCGAGCATTTACAGAGAAAGGGGCGCAACCAATTAAACCGACAGCAGTGACATTGCGGAGGATGGCGAGCCAACTCTCAG GTCTCCCACGGAGGCTGCGGTCCACTAATCTCCTGTGGAAGGGAAGTACTCAGGAGGCAGTGGAGCTTCTTCGGGATGATGTTTTGGTGGCTGACCCTGGTACCAG GTGCCATTACAGTAATCTGGCCTATGCCATGCTGGCCCACGTGCTGGCCGAGCACACATCCGAAGGAGATTACCAGCGGTGGGTGGCTGACAACATCTTAGACAGAGTTGGCATGGAAGACACTGGATTCGACCTTACACCACCAATCATTTCTCAGATGGCTGTTGGCTTTTATGGCAGTGGACAGGTGGCCCCACTTTACGATCTGGGCTGGTATCGCCCATCGGGTCAGATGTATTCCACCGCGGCAGATATGGCTAAGCTGGCAATGGTGCTCTTGGGCACCTACCACCGCCGGATATTGGAGCCGGACACATTAAAGACCATGTTGACTCCGCTCTTCAAGTGCTCCACTGACTACTTTGCTAACAAAACTGGAACCCCATGGGAGGTGAATGAGCAGAACGGTTATGACATCATTCGCAAAGATGGAGATTTAGATGGATATTCTGCCACTTTCTCCATGGTCCCTAAACTCCGCATGAGCTTTATTGTGCTTATGTCTGGGACGAGACCGCAAGAAGAAGACATTGTTTCACAGACGTACAATTACCTAATTCCGGCTATGGAGAAAGCTTTCAGGGAGGCGGAGAAGAGACTCACCCCAGCACCCAATCCTGCGCCCTATGTTGGATTTTACACCTATGCCAATCTGACATTTTATGAGATAAAGGTTGGGTCCAATGGGGTTCTAGCGATGCAGCAATTTGGACCTCACATTGAGGAACTGATCCCAGAAAGTTACAGGACTATTAGGCTCCATTACTTAGAGGAGAGAGTTCTGCAAGTCGTGTTTGAGAAGGAGTTTCCCTGTGTCCTACACCTTGGTTCTGCCTCCGTCTCTCTAGAGACCCAGGACAGGCAGCTCTTCAACTTCTACCCCTATGACTCGCAGGGATCTTCTCCAGGATTTGATGCTCCCGGTCTAAACACGTACAATGTACTGCGCATACATAAGAAGCCTGTCTTCTACAAGTAG
- the LACTBL1 gene encoding putative beta-lactamase-like 1 isoform X2, whose amino-acid sequence MDGLPIQPSRRRGLSRTSHIEVKWTHLGLILLLSVSITMTGCFIWQYKLPKLEAAPLVKEIASDVVQMCPRYPQPVPLDHPIPILKEALEKVDKFLRSKIRTPGLPAMSAIVTYNDTVLWTGNFGKKNGSDPFSSTPNEYTIYRIASISKLFPTLMLYKLWEEGEVNSLDDPLERYAANFSIKNPLGRMRQTEQKYMADGRAFTEKGAQPIKPTAVTLRRMASQLSGLPRRLRSTNLLWKGSTQEAVELLRDDVLVADPGTRCHYSNLAYAMLAHVLAEHTSEGDYQRWVADNILDRVGMEDTGFDLTPPIISQMAVGFYGSGQVAPLYDLGWYRPSGQMYSTAADMAKLAMVLLGTYHRRILEPDTLKTMLTPLFKCSTDYFANKTGTPWEVNEQNGYDIIRKDGDLDGYSATFSMVPKLRMSFIVLMSGTRPQEEDIVSQTYNYLIPAMEKAFREAEKRLTPAPNPAPYVGFYTYANLTFYEIKVGSNGVLAMQQFGPHIEELIPESYRTIRLHYLEERVLQVVFEKEFPCVLHLGSASVSLETQDRQLFNFYPYDSQGSSPGFDAPGLNTYNVLRIHKKPVFYK is encoded by the exons CCGTCCAGGAGAAGAGGCCTCAGCAGAACTTCGCACATAGAGGTGAAGTGGACTCACCTGGGGCTGATACTTCTCCTCTCCGTCTCCATTACAATGACCGGTTGCTTTATCTGGCAATATAAACTCCCCAAACTGGAGGCCG CTCCGTTAGTAAAGGAGATTGCTTCAGATGTGGTCCAGATGTGCCCCAGATACCCCCAGCCAGTGCCTTTAGACCACCCAATACCCATCCTGAAAGAGGCACTGGAGAAG GTGGACAAGTTTCTGAGGAGTAAAATCCGCACCCCTGGGCTACCCGCCATGTCAGCGATAGTTACTTATAACGATACCGTACTTTGGACCGGAAACTTTGGTAAAAAGAATGGATCCGACCCCTTCTCGTCTACTCCCAATGAGTACACCATTTACCG GATAGCCAGCATCTCCAAGCTCTTCCCTACGCTCATGTTGTACAAGTTATGGGAAGAAGGAGAAGTAAATTCGCTGGATGATCCACTGGAACGATACGCCGCTAATTTCTCCATCAAAAACCCTCTGGGCAGAATGCGCCAAACCGAACAGAAATACATGGCGGACGGGCGAGCATTTACAGAGAAAGGGGCGCAACCAATTAAACCGACAGCAGTGACATTGCGGAGGATGGCGAGCCAACTCTCAG GTCTCCCACGGAGGCTGCGGTCCACTAATCTCCTGTGGAAGGGAAGTACTCAGGAGGCAGTGGAGCTTCTTCGGGATGATGTTTTGGTGGCTGACCCTGGTACCAG GTGCCATTACAGTAATCTGGCCTATGCCATGCTGGCCCACGTGCTGGCCGAGCACACATCCGAAGGAGATTACCAGCGGTGGGTGGCTGACAACATCTTAGACAGAGTTGGCATGGAAGACACTGGATTCGACCTTACACCACCAATCATTTCTCAGATGGCTGTTGGCTTTTATGGCAGTGGACAGGTGGCCCCACTTTACGATCTGGGCTGGTATCGCCCATCGGGTCAGATGTATTCCACCGCGGCAGATATGGCTAAGCTGGCAATGGTGCTCTTGGGCACCTACCACCGCCGGATATTGGAGCCGGACACATTAAAGACCATGTTGACTCCGCTCTTCAAGTGCTCCACTGACTACTTTGCTAACAAAACTGGAACCCCATGGGAGGTGAATGAGCAGAACGGTTATGACATCATTCGCAAAGATGGAGATTTAGATGGATATTCTGCCACTTTCTCCATGGTCCCTAAACTCCGCATGAGCTTTATTGTGCTTATGTCTGGGACGAGACCGCAAGAAGAAGACATTGTTTCACAGACGTACAATTACCTAATTCCGGCTATGGAGAAAGCTTTCAGGGAGGCGGAGAAGAGACTCACCCCAGCACCCAATCCTGCGCCCTATGTTGGATTTTACACCTATGCCAATCTGACATTTTATGAGATAAAGGTTGGGTCCAATGGGGTTCTAGCGATGCAGCAATTTGGACCTCACATTGAGGAACTGATCCCAGAAAGTTACAGGACTATTAGGCTCCATTACTTAGAGGAGAGAGTTCTGCAAGTCGTGTTTGAGAAGGAGTTTCCCTGTGTCCTACACCTTGGTTCTGCCTCCGTCTCTCTAGAGACCCAGGACAGGCAGCTCTTCAACTTCTACCCCTATGACTCGCAGGGATCTTCTCCAGGATTTGATGCTCCCGGTCTAAACACGTACAATGTACTGCGCATACATAAGAAGCCTGTCTTCTACAAGTAG